The DNA segment CGACATATGCTTCGAAGTACAGCACGCGTTCGATGTCGCGCAGCGTCATGTCGAGCACCATGCCCAGACGCGACGGCAGCGACTTCAGGAACCAGATGTGCGCAACCGGCGAGGCCAGTTCAATGTGGCCCATCCGTTCGCGACGCACCTTGGCGAGCGTCACTTCGACGCCGCACTTTTCGCAGATCACGCCACGATGCTTCAGGCGCTTGTACTTGCCGCAAAGGCATTCGTAGTCCTTGATCGGCCCGAAAATCTTCGCGCAGAACAAACCATCGCGTTCCGGCTTGAACGTCCGGTAGTTGATGGTTTCCGGCTTCTTCACTTCACCGAACGACCACGAACGGATCTTGTCTGGCGACGCCAGACCGATCTTGATCGCGTCAAAAACTTCAGGTTGTTGGACTTGCTTGAATAGATCGAGCAGAGCTTTCATTGCTTTCTCTCCGTAGTCCGATTAGTTGCGGTCGAGGTCGATATCGATACCGAGCGAGCGGATTTCCTTCACCAGCACGTTGAAGGATTCCGGCATGCCGGCGTCGATCACGTGATCGCCCTTGACCAGGTTCTCATAGACCTTGGTCCGGCCAGTCACGTCGTCCGACTTCACCGTCAGCATTTCCTGCAGCACGTACGATGCGCCGTACGCTTCGAGCGCCCACACTTCCATCTCACCGAAACGCTGGCCACCGAACTGCGCCTTACCGCCCAACGGCTGCTGCGTCACGAGCGAGTACGGGCCCGTGGAACGCGCGTGCATCTTGTCGTCGACCAGGTGGTGCAGCTTCAGGTAGTGCATGTAGCCCACCGTCACCGTGCGCTCGAACATCTCGCCCGTGCGGCCGTCGTACAGACGAACCTGATTCTTCGACGGCGTCATGCCGAGATTCTTCGCGATGTCGTCCGGGAACGCCAGATCCAGCGCGCGCGACATTTCTTCTTCCGTCGCACCGTCGAACACCGGCGTTGCGAACGGCACGCCTTCACGCAGGTTCTTCGCCAGTTCGACGATTTCGTCGTCCGTGAAGCTGTCCAGCTCTTCGGCGCGGCCCGACTCGTTGTAGATCTTCGTCAGGAATTCGCGCAGTTCTTCGATCTTCGCCTGACGCTGCAGCATTTCGCCGATACGCCAGCCGAGACCCTTCGCGGCCCAACCCAGATGCACTTCGAGAACCTGACCCACGTTCATCCGCGACGGCACGCCGAGCGGGTTCAGAACGACGTCAGCCGGACGGCCGTCGGCCATGTACGGCATGTCTTCGATCGGAACGATCTTCGACACGACACCCTTGTTACCGTGACGGCCTGCCATCTTGTCGCCAGGCTGCAGGCGACGCTTCACAGCCAGATACACCTTGACCATCTTTAACACGCCCGGCGGCAGTTCGTCGCCTTGCGTGAGCTTCTTGCGCTTCTCTTCGAACGCGAGGTCGAACTGGTGACGCTTCTGTTCGATCGAATCCTTGATGGCTTCGAGCTGCGCCGCTGCTTCTTCGTCCGCGAGGCGGATGTCGAACCAGTGGTAATGATCCAGATCTTGCAGGTAAGCCTGCTCGATCTTCGTGCCCTTCGCGAGCTTCTTCGGACCGCCGTTCGCAACCTTGCCGTCGAGCATACGTGCGAGACGCTGGAACGCGTCGCCTTCCACGATACGCAACTGGTCGTTCAGGTCGAGGCGATAACGCTTCAGTTCATCGTCGATGATCTGTTGCGCACGCTTGTCGCGCTGAATGCCTTCGCGCGTGAACACCTGCACGTCGATGACCGTGCCGCTCATGCCTGACGGCACACGCAGCGACGTGTCTTTCACGTCCGACGCCTTCTCGCCGAAAATTGCACGCAGCAGCTTTTCTTCCGGCGTCAGCTGGGTTTCGCCCTTCGGCGTGACCTTACCGACCAGTACGTCGCCCGCTTCGACTTCCGCGCCAATGTAGACGATACCCGACTCGTCGAGACGGCCGAGTTGCACTTCAGCCAGGTTCGAGATGTCGCGCGTGATTTCTTCCGGTCCGAGCTTCGTGTCGCGAGCAACGACGTTCAGTTCTTCGATGTGGATCGACGTGTAACGGTCGTCCGCGACCACCTTCTCCGAGATCAGGATCGAGTCTTCGAAGTTGTAGCCGTTCCACGGCATGAACGCGACCAGCATGTTCTGGCCGAGAGCCAGTTCGCCGAGGTCGGTCGATGCGCCGTCAGCCAGCACGTCGCCGCGCGAGACGATGTCGCCGACCTTCACGATCGGGCGCTGGTTGATGTTCGTGTTCTGGTTCGAACGCGTGTACTTGATCAGGTTGTAGATGTCCACGCCGACGTCGCCAGCAACGGCTTCATCGTCGTTCACGCGGATCACCATACGGCCGGCGTCGACGTAATCGACCACACCGCCGCGGAATGCCTGAACCGTCGTACCCGAGTCGACCGCCACCGTGCGTTCGATGCCCGTACCGACCACGGCCTTTTCAGGACGCAGACACGGCACAGCCTGACGCTGCATGTTCGAACCCATCAATGCGCGGTTCGCGTCGTCGTGCTCGAGAAACGGAATCAGCGATGCCGCCACCGACACGATCTGCGACGGCGCCACGTCCATGTACTGGATGCGGTCCGGCGTGACCATCAGCGTTTCGCCAGCTTCACGCGACGACACCAGTTCGTCGGTCAGCGAGCCGTCTTCCGCAACCGCCGCGTTCGCCTGAGCGATCACGTAACGGCCTTCTTCAATCGCCGACAGGTAATCGATCTGATCGGTCACCTTGCTGTCCACGACCTTGCGATACGGCGTTTCGAGAAAGCCGTATTCGTTCAGGTGCGCGTACAGAGCCAGCGAGTTGATCAGGCCGATGTTCGGACCTTCCGGCGTTTCAATCGGGCACACGCGACCGTAGTGAGTCGGGTGCACGTCGCGGACTTCAAAGCCTGCGCGTTCACGCGTCAAGCCACCCGGGCCAAGTGCCGAAACACGGCGCTTGTGGGTAATTTCCGACAGCGGATTGGTCTGGTCCATGAACTGCGACAGCTGCGACGAACCGAAGAACTCGCGAATCGCCGACGAAATCGGCTTCGAGTTGATCAGGTCGTGCGGCATCAGGTTTTCGCTTTCGGCCTGGCCGAGGCGTTCCTTCACAGCACGTTCGACACGCACCAGACCTGCACGGAACTGGTTTTCCGCCAGTTCGCCGACGCAACGCACACGACGATTGCCCAAGTGGTCGATGTCGTCCACTTCGCCCTTGCCGTTACGCAGCTCGACCAGGATCTTGATCGTGGCGAGGATATCGTCGTCTTGCAGCGTCATCGGGCCAATGATCTCGTCACGGCCGACGCGGCGATTGAACTTCATACGACCCACCTTTGAGAGGTCGTAAGCGTCTTCGCTGTAGAACAGACGGTTGAACAGCGCCTCGACCGCTTCTTCGGTCGGCGGTTCGCCCGGACGCATCATCCGGTAGATGGCGATACGAGCGGCCATCTTGTCCGCGGTTTCGTCGATGCGCAGCGTCGACGAGATATACGGGCCCTGGTCCAGATCGTTCGTGTAAAGCGTCTGGATGTCTTTGATCTTTGCTTCGCGGAGCTTTTCGAGGACGGTTTCGGTGATTTCGTCGTTCGCGTTCGCGATGACTTCGCCGGTATCGCCGTCGACGACGTTCTTCGCCAGCACGCGGCCGAGCAGATAGTCTTCCGGAACCGAAATGAACTTGGTCTTCGCGTTGTCCAGGTCGCGGATGTGCTTTGCGTTGATCCGCTTGTCCTTCTGGACGATCACGTTGCCTTCACGATCCGTGATGTCGAAACGCGCGACTTCACCACGCAGACGCTCCGGCACGAACTCCATCTGCGCGCCTTCCGGCATCAGCGTGAAGTTATCGAACACGAAGAAGTTTGCGAGGATCTGTTCCGGCGTCAGCCCAATTGCCTTCAGCAGAATCGTGACCGGCATCTTGCGGCGACGGTCGACGCGGAAGTACAGCACGTCCTTCGGGTCGAACTCGAAATCGAGCCACGAACCGCGGTAAGGAATAATACGTGCCGAGAACAGGAGCTTGCCCGAGCTGTGCGTCTTGCCTTTGTCGTGTTCGAAGAACACGCCCGGCGAACGGTGCAGCTGCGAAACGATCACACGTTCCGTGCCGTTGATCACGAACGAACCGGTCGGCGTCATGAGCGGAATTTCGCCCATGTACACTTCCTGCTCCTTCACTTCCTTGACGACCGGCTTGCTCGGCGATTCCTTGTCGAGCAGCACCAGGCGCACTTTCGCGCGCAGGGCCGAGCAGTACGTCAAACCGCGCTGCTGACATTCCTTGATGTTGAATGCCGGCGGCGACAGCATGTAGCTGACGAACTCTAGACGAGCGAACCCGTTATGCGAAACAATCGGGAAAACCGAGGTAAACGCAGCCTGCAGGCCTTCCGGCTTGCGTTGCGTGGACGACGTGTCTGCTTGCAGAAACGTGCTGAATGATTCAAGCTGGGTAGCCAGCAGGAAAGGTACTTGGTGAACGATGGGGCGCTTCGCAAAGCTCTTGCGAATACGCTTCTTCTCGGTGAAGGAATATTGCATACGATCTCCGAATCACGGCGGGCATTGTTGTCGAGGCAGGATACCTGGATGAGACAACCCGAGTGTTCACCGACTGAGACCCGATGGCCGTCCGATGGCTTGAACGAGCCTAGAAGCTTGGTGGTTGGCCGCTACCAACCGCTGGCTGACGGCAGCGGATGCCTATGTTGCCCGCTACCCGACCAAACTTGCCTTCTGCAGTCGCTTCAGAAGACAAAGAAAAGCGCCGGTCAATGTTGCCGATAGGCGTTTTTCTTTGAGTTCTTGGAGCTACGTTTATGCCGAAACGGTCAGCAAAAACGTGTCCCCCACAAAGCACAAAAAGGCCGGCGGTGGAAAACCGCCAGCCTTCGCACAACGCGCTGAAACTTACTTGATTTCAGCCTTCGCGCCGGCTTCTTCCAGCTTCTTCTTGGCTTCTTCTGCAGCAGCCTTCGGTACCGCTTCCTTCACAGGCTTCGGTGCACCGTCGACCAGGTCCTTCGCTTCCTTCAGGCCAAGACCCGTCAGTTCACGAACGGCCTTAATGACCGAAACCTTGTTCGCGCCGACTTCCGTCAGATTGACCGTGAATTCGGTTTGTTCTTCAGCAGCAGCAGCGGCGCCGCCGCCTGCCGGGCCTGCGACTGCAACAGCAGCTGCCGACACGCCAAACTTTTCTTCGAACGCCTTGACCAGTTCGTTCAGTTCCAGAACCGACATCGAGCTTACTGCTTCGAGGAT comes from the Paraburkholderia sp. PREW-6R genome and includes:
- the rpoB gene encoding DNA-directed RNA polymerase subunit beta, whose protein sequence is MQYSFTEKKRIRKSFAKRPIVHQVPFLLATQLESFSTFLQADTSSTQRKPEGLQAAFTSVFPIVSHNGFARLEFVSYMLSPPAFNIKECQQRGLTYCSALRAKVRLVLLDKESPSKPVVKEVKEQEVYMGEIPLMTPTGSFVINGTERVIVSQLHRSPGVFFEHDKGKTHSSGKLLFSARIIPYRGSWLDFEFDPKDVLYFRVDRRRKMPVTILLKAIGLTPEQILANFFVFDNFTLMPEGAQMEFVPERLRGEVARFDITDREGNVIVQKDKRINAKHIRDLDNAKTKFISVPEDYLLGRVLAKNVVDGDTGEVIANANDEITETVLEKLREAKIKDIQTLYTNDLDQGPYISSTLRIDETADKMAARIAIYRMMRPGEPPTEEAVEALFNRLFYSEDAYDLSKVGRMKFNRRVGRDEIIGPMTLQDDDILATIKILVELRNGKGEVDDIDHLGNRRVRCVGELAENQFRAGLVRVERAVKERLGQAESENLMPHDLINSKPISSAIREFFGSSQLSQFMDQTNPLSEITHKRRVSALGPGGLTRERAGFEVRDVHPTHYGRVCPIETPEGPNIGLINSLALYAHLNEYGFLETPYRKVVDSKVTDQIDYLSAIEEGRYVIAQANAAVAEDGSLTDELVSSREAGETLMVTPDRIQYMDVAPSQIVSVAASLIPFLEHDDANRALMGSNMQRQAVPCLRPEKAVVGTGIERTVAVDSGTTVQAFRGGVVDYVDAGRMVIRVNDDEAVAGDVGVDIYNLIKYTRSNQNTNINQRPIVKVGDIVSRGDVLADGASTDLGELALGQNMLVAFMPWNGYNFEDSILISEKVVADDRYTSIHIEELNVVARDTKLGPEEITRDISNLAEVQLGRLDESGIVYIGAEVEAGDVLVGKVTPKGETQLTPEEKLLRAIFGEKASDVKDTSLRVPSGMSGTVIDVQVFTREGIQRDKRAQQIIDDELKRYRLDLNDQLRIVEGDAFQRLARMLDGKVANGGPKKLAKGTKIEQAYLQDLDHYHWFDIRLADEEAAAQLEAIKDSIEQKRHQFDLAFEEKRKKLTQGDELPPGVLKMVKVYLAVKRRLQPGDKMAGRHGNKGVVSKIVPIEDMPYMADGRPADVVLNPLGVPSRMNVGQVLEVHLGWAAKGLGWRIGEMLQRQAKIEELREFLTKIYNESGRAEELDSFTDDEIVELAKNLREGVPFATPVFDGATEEEMSRALDLAFPDDIAKNLGMTPSKNQVRLYDGRTGEMFERTVTVGYMHYLKLHHLVDDKMHARSTGPYSLVTQQPLGGKAQFGGQRFGEMEVWALEAYGASYVLQEMLTVKSDDVTGRTKVYENLVKGDHVIDAGMPESFNVLVKEIRSLGIDIDLDRN
- the rplL gene encoding 50S ribosomal protein L7/L12, with amino-acid sequence MAIAKEDILEAVSSMSVLELNELVKAFEEKFGVSAAAVAVAGPAGGGAAAAAEEQTEFTVNLTEVGANKVSVIKAVRELTGLGLKEAKDLVDGAPKPVKEAVPKAAAEEAKKKLEEAGAKAEIK